In the Juglans microcarpa x Juglans regia isolate MS1-56 chromosome 6D, Jm3101_v1.0, whole genome shotgun sequence genome, one interval contains:
- the LOC121234918 gene encoding ATP synthase subunit delta, chloroplastic-like yields the protein MAVLQHAPISLQSPKSPVSARISRTLTHSLSFSTAFPSLRLKLSLFVSNGKGGARMSSAAAGSYALALADVSKSNNTLDTTSADIEKIEKIFSDPQVYEFFVNPTIDEEKKRKVLDEISASSGLQPHTTNFLNILVDGKRIDLIQEIVKEFEVVYNKLTDTELAVVSSVVQLESQHLAQIAKQVQKLTGAKNVRIKTLIDPSLVAGFTVRYGNAGSKLIDMSVKKHLEEIAAQLDVGDVKIGI from the coding sequence ATGGCCGTCCTCCAACACGCCCCTATCTCCCTCCAATCCCCCAAATCTCCAGTGTCCGCTAGAATCTCAAGAACCCTAACCCACAGCCTCTCTTTCTCCACCGCATTCCCATCTCTCAGACTCAAACTGAGTCTCTTCGTTTCTAATGGTAAGGGCGGCGCCAGAATGTCTTCCGCAGCAGCCGGCAGCTACGCCTTGGCTCTCGCCGACGTCTCGAAGTCCAACAACACCCTCGACACGACCAGCGCAGACATCGAGAAGATCGAGAAGATTTTCTCGGACCCGCAGGTGTACGAATTCTTCGTCAACCCCACCATCGACGAGGAGAAGAAGCGCAAGGTGCTCGACGAAATATCGGCATCGTCGGGCCTCCAGCCCCACACGACCAACTTTCTCAACATCCTGGTAGACGGCAAGAGGATCGACCTGATCCAGGAGATCGTGAAGGAGTTCGAGGTGGTTTACAACAAGCTGACTGACACGGAGCTGGCGGTGGTGAGCTCGGTGGTGCAGCTGGAGTCGCAGCACTTGGCCCAGATCGCAAAGCAGGTGCAGAAGCTGACTGGGGCGAAGAACGTGAGGATCAAGACCCTGATTGACCCGAGCTTGGTGGCCGGGTTCACCGTCAGGTATGGGAATGCTGGCTCCAAGCTGATTGATATGAGCGTCAAGAAGCATTTGGAAGAAATTGCTGCTCAGCTTGATGTGGGTGACGTTAAAATTGGTATatga
- the LOC121234916 gene encoding probable inactive purple acid phosphatase 27: protein MLWSFYTMERLVSFLRVPLVLLLLVRCVAIHVGGHGVGEQPLSKIAIHRALYALHDNASIKGEPVLLGIKGEDSQWITVKIESPGPSEDDWVAVFSPAKFNSSTCPSDDEPRQQTPYICSAPIKYKFANDSTADYTETGKASLKFRLINQRSDFSFALFSGGLSNPKLLAVSNTIAFVNPKAPLYPRLSQGKSWNEMTVTWTSGYNVIEAVPFVEWGLNGEPQSQSPAGTLTFSRNSMCAPPARTVGWRDPGFIHTSFLKELWPNSLYTYKLGHRLFNGSYIWSKSYYFKSSPYPGQDSLQRVVIFGDMGKAERDGSNEYSNYQPGSINTTDQLIKDLDNIDIVFHIGDITYANGYISQWDQFTSQVEHIASTVPYMIASGNHERDVPGTGSFYDSNDSGGECGVLAETMFYVPAENRAKFWYSTDYGMFHFCIADSEHDWREGTEQYRFIENCLASADRQKQPWLIFAAHRVLGYSSTQWQDGSFGEPMGRESLQKLWQKYKVDIAFFGHIHNYERTCPIYQNQCVNKERSHYSGTVNGTIHIVVGGGGSHLSEFGPVQPNWSVYRDPDFGFVKLTAFNHSSLLFEYKKSSDGKVYDSFTISRDYRDVLACVHDGCEPTTLA, encoded by the exons ATGCTTTGGTCGTTTTATACAATGGAGAGACTGGTGTCGTTCCTGAGAGTTCCCTTGGTTTTGTTGTTGCTAGTGCGTTGTGTTGCAATTCATGTAGGAGGACATGGAGTTGGCGAGCAGCCGCTGTCCAAGATCGCCATCCATAGGGCCCTCTACGCCCTTCATGATAATGCCTCCATTAAAGGTGAACCGGTCCTTCTCGGCATCAAG GGGGAAGATTCTCAGTGGATAACAGTGAAAATTGAGAGTCCTGGCCCTTCTGAAGATGATTGGGTCGCTGTCTTTTCTCCAGCAAAGTTCAA CTCATCTACCTGCCCATCCGATGATGAACCAAGACAGCAGACTCCATATATTTGCTCAGCTCCAATAAAG TACAAGTTTGCCAACGATTCCACTGCCGATTATACAGAGACAGGGAAAGCATCTTTGAAATTTCGATTGATCAATCAGCGGTCAGATTTCTCATTTGCATTATTCTCAGGCGGTTTGTCAAAT CCAAAATTGTTGGCAGTATCAAATACTATAGCTTTTGTGAATCCAAAGGCACCTCTCTATCCTCGCCTCTCCCAAGGGAAGTCTTGGAATGAG ATGACAGTAACCTGGACCAGTGGCTATAACGTTATTGAGGCTGTACCGTTTGTTGAGTGGGGTCTAAACGGAGAACCTCAATCTCAATCGCCTGCTGGAACATTGACTTTTAGTCGAAATTCCATGTGTG CTCCACCGGCACGGACAGTTGGTTGGCGTGATCCTGGTTTCATCCATACAAGTTTCTTAAAAGAATTGTGGCCAAACTCACT GTACACTTATAAGCTTGGCCATAGGTTATTTAATGGTTCCTATATCTGGAGCAAATCTTATTATTTCAAGTCATCGCCATATCCAGGGCAGGACTCATTACAGCGTGTTGTAATATTTGGCGACATGGGAAAG GCTGAACGTGATGGTTCTAATGAGTACAGTAATTATCAGCCAGGGTCAATCAATACCACCGATCAACTTATCAAAGACTTGGATAACATCGACATAGTTTTTCACATTGGAGACATCACCTATGCAAATGGATACATATCGCAGTGGGACCAGTTCACATCACAGGTCGAGCACATTGCATCAACAGTACCATATATGATTGCAAG TGGCAATCATGAACGAGATGTACCAGGGACAGGATCCTTCTATGACTCTAATGATTCAGGTGGTGAATGCGGTGTCCTTGCCGAGACCATGTTTTATGTTCCTGCTGAGAACAGAGCCAAGTTTTG GTATTCAACAGATTATGGCATGTTCCACTTCTGTATAGCCGACAGCGAACATGATTGGAGGGAGGGTACTGAACAGTACAGATTCATAGAGAACTGTCTCGCATCAGCCGATAGACAAAAACAGCCATGGTTGATCTTTGCTGCTCATCGTGTGCTTGGTTATTCCTCCACACAATGGCAGGATGGCTCATTTGGGGAGCCCATGGGAAGGGAAAGCTTGCAAAAGCTCTGGCAGAAGTACAAAGTAGACATTGCATTCTTTGGCCATATCCATAACTACGAGAGAACATGCCCCATTTACCAG AATCAGTGTGTGAATAAAGAAAGATCTCACTACTCAGGCACAGTAAATGGAACAATCCACATAGTTGTTGGAGGGGGAGGGAGCCACTTGTCAGAATTTGGGCCAGTTCAGCCCAATTGGAGTGTTTACAGAGATCCTGACTTTGGCTTTGTCAAACTGACTGCATTCAATCACTCATCCCTTCTGTTCGAGTACAAAAAGAGCAGTGATGGAAAGGTTTATGATTCCTTCACCATTTCCAGGGACTACAGGGATGTGTTGGCCTGTGTACACGATGGCTGTGAACCCACCACATTAGCTTAA